One window from the genome of Alkalihalobacillus sp. LMS6 encodes:
- a CDS encoding lmo0937 family membrane protein: MLWTIIGIILAVWLVGLLLDVAGGFINLLLIVALIVLIIQLVRGGKK, from the coding sequence ATGCTTTGGACAATTATTGGTATTATTCTTGCCGTTTGGCTCGTAGGACTTTTACTCGATGTTGCAGGTGGATTTATTAATTTACTTCTTATCGTTGCGCTCATTGTACTTATTATTCAGTTAGTCAGAGGCGGTAAGAAATAG
- the cysI gene encoding assimilatory sulfite reductase (NADPH) hemoprotein subunit, which translates to MKKIDEIQAQDGPPSDVERIKEDSHYLRGTLAEALNEPISAGINDDDNRLMKFHGSYLQDDRDLRDERRQQKLEPAYQFMVRVRLPGGVATPDQWLKMDELSREYANGTLRLTTRQTFQLHGILKWNMKKSIQGINEALMDTIAACGDVNRNVMITPNPYQSDYHQEVYEWSRKLSDDLLPKTRAYHEIWLDEEKVAETPKQEEVEPMYGPLYLPRKFKIGVAIPPANDVDVFSQDIGYIAVIEDGKLKGFNIAVGGGMGMTHGDQQTYPQLGRIIGFCKPEQMVDVAEKLITIQRDYGNRSERKYARFKYTIDKRGLDWLVTELHERLGWQLEEATAVQFDHNGDRYGWTKGIRGRWHYTLFVQNGRIKDDGDYQLMTGLREIAKVHSGDFRLTGNQNVIISNVTSAKKKQITALIEAHGLTDGAYTSGLRRNSMACVAFPTCGLAMAESERYLPSLVSKLEYVLDDAGLKDEDITIRMAGCPNGCSRAALAEIGFIGKAPGKYNLYLGAGFAGERLSKMYKENIGETEILDTLAPIIHDYAKNRVEKEHFGDFVIRSGYIHKTESGLDFHKENADA; encoded by the coding sequence GTGAAAAAGATTGATGAAATTCAAGCACAGGATGGACCTCCGAGTGACGTAGAGCGGATAAAAGAGGATAGTCATTATTTACGAGGCACGTTAGCAGAAGCATTAAATGAACCGATTAGTGCTGGCATCAATGATGATGATAATCGCTTAATGAAATTTCACGGTAGTTATTTACAAGATGATCGCGATTTAAGAGATGAACGCAGACAACAAAAGCTTGAACCTGCGTACCAATTTATGGTGCGTGTTCGACTGCCAGGAGGAGTGGCAACACCTGATCAGTGGCTTAAGATGGATGAACTTTCGCGCGAATATGCGAATGGCACGTTACGATTAACAACGAGGCAAACGTTTCAACTTCACGGCATTTTAAAATGGAATATGAAAAAAAGCATCCAAGGAATCAATGAAGCGCTTATGGATACGATTGCAGCGTGTGGGGATGTCAATCGAAATGTCATGATTACACCAAATCCATATCAGTCAGATTACCATCAAGAAGTGTATGAATGGTCACGGAAATTGAGCGATGATTTGCTGCCGAAAACAAGAGCCTATCATGAAATTTGGCTTGATGAAGAAAAAGTTGCTGAAACACCGAAACAAGAAGAGGTTGAACCGATGTATGGTCCGCTTTATTTGCCAAGAAAGTTTAAAATTGGCGTAGCGATCCCACCAGCTAATGATGTGGATGTGTTTTCGCAAGATATCGGCTATATAGCGGTCATTGAAGATGGGAAACTAAAAGGGTTTAACATTGCAGTAGGTGGCGGGATGGGTATGACTCATGGCGACCAGCAAACCTATCCTCAGCTGGGACGGATAATAGGTTTTTGTAAACCGGAGCAGATGGTTGATGTAGCTGAAAAGCTCATTACCATTCAGCGAGATTATGGAAATCGTTCAGAGCGTAAATATGCGCGATTTAAATATACAATTGATAAACGTGGTCTAGATTGGCTTGTGACGGAACTGCATGAACGGTTAGGATGGCAGTTAGAAGAGGCGACGGCGGTTCAATTCGATCATAACGGCGATCGATATGGCTGGACGAAAGGGATACGAGGCCGTTGGCACTACACGCTTTTTGTACAAAATGGCAGAATTAAAGATGATGGTGACTATCAACTAATGACTGGATTACGAGAAATTGCCAAGGTCCATTCTGGGGATTTTCGTTTAACAGGTAACCAGAACGTCATTATTAGTAACGTCACATCAGCAAAGAAAAAGCAAATCACAGCGTTAATTGAAGCGCATGGGTTAACAGACGGTGCGTACACATCAGGCTTACGGAGAAACTCAATGGCGTGCGTAGCCTTTCCTACTTGTGGTTTAGCGATGGCGGAGTCAGAACGATATTTGCCATCCCTCGTTTCCAAACTTGAATATGTATTGGATGATGCAGGGTTAAAAGATGAGGATATTACGATACGCATGGCTGGGTGTCCAAATGGCTGTTCACGAGCAGCGCTAGCTGAGATCGGCTTTATCGGTAAAGCGCCAGGAAAGTATAATCTTTATTTAGGTGCTGGTTTTGCTGGTGAACGTTTAAGTAAAATGTACAAAGAAAACATTGGCGAAACAGAAATTCTTGATACCCTTGCACCGATCATTCATGACTATGCAAAAAATCGAGTAGAGAAAGAGCACTTCGGTGATTTCGTTATTCGCTCAGGCTATATTCACAAAACAGAATCAGGTCTCGATTTTCATAAAGAAAACGCTGATGCTTAA